The Triticum aestivum cultivar Chinese Spring chromosome 3A, IWGSC CS RefSeq v2.1, whole genome shotgun sequence genome includes a region encoding these proteins:
- the LOC123057550 gene encoding E3 ubiquitin-protein ligase EL5-like — MDSSSSRSAASGAAPTVSSGTVFISAAIFLLFLTFALALIILRHSYFSSTGAAPSRPRAWSAQMVAPPPRARGVDPELLRSLPVTVHRAADRVGSVECAVCLAGLEDGEEARFLPRCGHGFHTGCVDRWLASHTTCPLCRVTVSKPDALTSTSRPSVPREPANYTANLPASVLLGVTDQATLDAVTMATDGTMVIDVPESRTVALAATPRDASKSPGVNRLRSVKRLWSFGRQGPSGSTTPCAGGSGTADLEQGISITYASPRAPVRCSVEPSPGTAAEKSTSSSG; from the coding sequence ATGGACTCGTCGTCGTCGCGCTCGGCGGCCTCCGGGGCCGCGCCCACCGTGTCGTCCGGCACCGTGTTCATCTCGGCGGCCATATTCCTGCTGTTCCTGACGTTCGCCCTCGCGCTCATCATCCTCCGCCACTCTTACTTCAGCAGCACCGGCGCGGCGCCCAGTCGGCCACGGGCGTGGAGCGCCCAGATGGTGGCCCCGCCTCCCAGGGCCAGGGGTGTCGACCCGGAGCTGCTGCGGTCGCTGCCGGTCACGGTACACCGCGCCGCGGACCGAGTCGGATCGGTGGAGTGCGCTGTTTGCCTGGCTGGGCTCGAGGACGGGGAGGAGGCGAGGTTCCTGCCCCGGTGCGGCCATGGATTCCACACCGGGTGCGTCGACAGGTGGCTGGCGTCCCACACCACCTGCCCGCTCTGCCGGGTCACCGTCAGTAAGCCGGACGCGCTTACGTCGACGAGTCGCCCTTCCGTACCGCGGGAGCCGGCGAACTACACAGCGAACCTGCCGGCGAGTGTACTGCTCGGGGTTACAGACCAGGCCACGCTCGACGCGGTCACCATGGCCACTGACGGAACGATGGTGATCGACGTTCCGGAGTCCAGGACCGTGGCACTGGCAGCGACCCCGCGCGACGCGTCCAAGTCTCCGGGCGTGAACAGGCTGAGGTCGGTGAAGAGGCTGTGGAGCTTCGGGCGGCAAGGGCCGTCGGGGTCCACGACGCCCTGCGCCGGCGGCAGCGGAACGGCAGACTTAGAGCAGGGCATTAGCATCACCTATGCATCCCCGAGAGCTCCGGTCCGGTGTAGCGTTGAGCCGTCGCCCGGAACTGCCGCCGAGAAATCAACTTCATCGAGCGGCTAA
- the LOC123057549 gene encoding uncharacterized protein codes for MPTAVQTGVLSTRWRHLPHQLSNLQINAEDFPGTVDQIMTAYTDATRRFLSPPPCGCNRVIKILQLCFYLADPYLSSIGHAVGDAVKIDVPEYLEFAATGHVACPSEAELVLFRQCFMSFFHACPGPFSLLTKLTLRSLSFEDSDIPNILNTCNKLKLLSLRSCQMGQDPVLKIDAPCSELIGLERIDFECEQVELISAPQLLELVYDSWCGENPPVSFGYVPQLVKLYFASPALSWQTPFTLSECLSGNKNLSMLHLNFRTQMIWIEPEDPRQLTPIFSKLRDAHLYNIFAECDLNWTMFILEGAPSLENFYVSPLFQFFQLTHILAWI; via the exons ATGCCCACGGCAGTTCAGACCGGCGTGCTCTCCACACGATGGAGGCACCTCCCGCATCAGCTCTCTAATCTGCAAATTAATGCCGAAGACTTTCCAGGCACGGTGGACCAGATAATGACTGCGTACACTGATGCGACAAGGAGATTTCTATCTCCTCCGCCTTGTGGATGCAATCGGGTCATCAAGATCCTGCAGCTCTGCTTCTACCTAGCAGACCCTTACTTGTCCTCCATCGGTCATGCCGTCGGGGATGCTGTGAAGATCGACGTACCAGAATACCTCGAGTTTGCGGCGACCGGCCATGTTGCATGTCCAAGTGAGGCTGAACTAGTACTGTTCAGACAGTGCTTTATGTCCTTCTTCCATGCTTGCCCCGGTCCCTTCAGTTTGCTCACCAAACTGACGCTGCGGAGCCTTTCTTTTGAAGACTCAGATATCCCCAATATCCTCAACACTTGCAATAAACTTAAGCTCCTTTCCTTGAGATCCTGTCAAATGGGCCAGGACCCTGTCCTCAAGATAGATGCTCCATGCTCGGAGCTCATAGGACTTGAACGTATCGACTTTGAGTGTGAACAAGTTGAACTAATCTCTGCCCCTCAACTCCTGGAATTGGTCTATGATAGTTGGTGCGGTGAAAACCCCCCAGTGTCTTTTGGCTATGTCCCCCAGCTTGTTAAATTATATTTCGCTTCTCCTGCCCTATCTTGGCAGACGCCATTCACATTGAGCGAGTGCCTATCTGGTAACAAAAACCTGTCAATGCTGCATCTAAATTTCCGCACTCAAATG ATTTGGATTGAACCTGAAGATCCTCGACAGCTCACTCCTATATTCAGTAAACTGAGAGATGCACATCTTTACAATATCTTTGCAGAGTGCGATCTGAATTGGACTATGTTTATCCTCGAAGGTGCACCTTCCTTGGAGAACTTTTATGTAAGTCCGTTATTTCAGTTCTTCCAGTTAACCCACATCTTGGCCTGGATATAA